CGAGCGGCCGCGGATCGGGCAGATCGGCGGTCGAGGTGGGCTGGTAGTCGAAGTACTCCTCATGCGCGATGCGCGCGAGCGAGCCCCGGCCGCGCGGGGGAGCGCCTGGGGCCCGACCGGAGACGGGGGCGGGCTGAGCGAGGGGAGACGCAGCAGCGCCGGACGAAGCAGCGGGGGACGAAGCGGCGATCACGGTCGGCTCCTTCCGAGGGGGAGGCCTCGTGGACGGGGTGTCGATGACGGTGGCCACGCGCGCACGGCGTTCGTGCACGCGGGTGTCGCGGCGGCCCCGCCCCCTCCCCGGACGGTAGACCGATTGGTGCACCCCAGCGGGGCAGCACCACTCAAGCAAAAGATTCCTCATTCGTAAAGAGGAATCCTCGAACTGTGGAGAACTCGGTCGGCGGCGTCGGGGGCCGTCGATACCGTCTCGGCATGCGCTGGGATCACCTCTTCGACGACCTCGCCGGCCAGCTCGAACATGAGCTGCAGGCGGAGCAGGCCGACCTGCGTCACGAGGAGGAGCGGCTGCGCCTCGGTCGCCTCCCGCTGCGCGAGCGGCTCGTGGCTTTGCGAGACGCGGAGGATCCCGCGATGCACAGCATCCGGTGCCGACTGCGGTCGGGGGCCGTGCTGCGCCTCCGCATCCGCACGGTCGGGCGCGACTGGCTCGCGGGCGACATCGAGGAACCCCCGGGTCGCGATCAGGCGATCGTCCCGTTCCTGGCGGTCGATGCGCTGCTCGTGACGCCCGCGCAGGCGGCGCGATCGCTCGAGCCCGTTGTTGAGCGCTCCGAGCTCGCCGCACGGCTCGGCATCGCCTTCCTGCTGCGCGATCTGTGCCGCCGACGCTCAATCGTCATGATCCGCACGCTCGCCGGCGACGTCACGGGCACGATCGACCGGGTCGGGCGCGATCATGTCGACCTGGCCGAGCACGATCGCGATGTGCCGCGCCGGTCGCAGCACGTTCAGCAGGTGCGGGTCATCCCGACCGACCAGATCCTCCTCGTTCGCCTCTGAGCGTTCTCCCGACGCGACCTGCTGCCGGGGCGGCATCCGCTCAGGCGCTGGGGCGGTGCGCTCGACGAGAACCGAACAGCTCGGTGACGTCGGCCTGCTGCGCTTCCTGCCACATGGCGAGCCGCCGAGCCTCGTCGTACTGCGTGGCGATGAACGACTCGAGGGCGCCCTGTTCGATGCGCCACTGTCCGAGCGATCCGAGTCGAAATGCGGGGAGCTCACCGGAGCGGATGAGCTCGAGAACCTCTGCGGCGGTGAGGCGAAGCACCTCGGCTACGTCGGTGAGGGTCAGCAGGTGACCCAGGGGGCTGCTCGCCGCATCCGTCATGCCTCGATTATCGACCGCCCAGGCGGTGTCGACCCCGGATGTGGATAACTGCTCCGGCAGATCCCGGGGAATCGTCAGGATCGGTCGCGTTCCGCTCCGCGAGACCTGGAGGAGACATGCACGACGCCTCGACCCCCACTGCGCCCGCCCCCGTGCGCGCTCGGCGGCGCCCGGACGCCCGGCTCCTCGTCGGCCTCGCGCTCGTGGCGGCGTCCATCGCCGCGGTCGTCGGCATCGTGACCGCGGCCGACGAGGGTGAGGATGTGCTGGCGGCGCCCCGCCTGCTCACGGCGGGCCAGGTGCTCACGATCGACGATCTCGAGGTGCGTCGGGTTGCCCTCGGCGTCGAGGGCCACGGCTACCTGCGTCCCGCCGACGTGCCCGAGGCCGGCATCGTCGTCACGCGCACCGTCGGTGCGGGCGAGCTCGTGCCGATCGCGGCCGTCGGCGATGTTCGCGGGCCGAGCGAGACCACGATCGTCGTCGCCCTGTCGACGGCGCTCGGCGCGACCGTGCGACCCGGGGACGCGCTCGACCTCTGGTCGGCACCCGCGCTCGAGGCCGGTCGGTTCGGGGCGCCCGTCGTCATCGCCCCGGGCACCCTGCTCGTGCGCACGGTGGCGGCCGAGGGGATCGTGGCGGGAACCGAGGCGGGTCGCGTGGAGCTGCTCGTTCCCCGGCGGGATGTGGCGCGCATCCTGCACGCCCTGGCGAACGGCGACGCGCTCTCGGCCGTTCCCGCGTCGCTCGCGATCGGGGGCTGAGGTGCTCGTCGCGATCGCCGTGCCGGGCATGGACGCGGATGCGGTGGAGCTCGCCGTGCTGCGTGCCGGGCACCGGGTCATCTGGCGTGCGCTGGATCAGGACGAAGTACTCGCGCAGCTCGCCCAGCGCGCACCCGACGCGATCTTGCTCGCCGACCATCCCGCGGTCGCCTCGGCCACGGTCGTCGGATCGTGCGACCTGCTCGGGGTGCGCAGCTGCCTCGTCGTCGGCGACGAGTCCCCGCTGTCGGTCGGCGCCCAGCGCCTCGGGCTGCACGACGTGCTGCACATGCGCGCAGACGGGTCGGTCGACGTGAGTCTGCTCGGCGAGCCGCCGCTCGGGCCGATGCCCGCGGGGCCGGAGCCGGCCTCGTCGACGTCGAACGCGTCGATGGCCCCGGATGCGTCGATGGCCCCGGACGCTGCGCCGGCGGGTGCCCGGACACCCAGTGCCCGGCCACCCAGCGCCCCGGCCCTCGATCCGCTCAGGTCGTTCGCAACTGCGATGCCGGCCGCGGCGACGTCGACCGATGCGTCACCACTGCCCGCTGCGTCACCACTGCCCGCTGCGTCACCTCTGACCGCTGCGTCGAGTCCGCGCGGTCCGCGCATCATCACGGTCTGGGGCCCCGCGGGCGCGCCGGGCCGCACGACGATCGCGATCGGACTCGCCGCCGAGCTCGCCGCGCGGGGTGAGGCCGTGTGCCTCATCGACGCCGACACCTATGGCGGCACGATCGCTCCCGCCCTCGGCCTGCTCGACGAGTCGCCCGGCTTCGCAGCGGCGTGCCGGCTCGCCGGGGCAGATGCCCTCACGGCGAGCGAGCTCGACCGCGTCGCGCAGTCGGCGACGGCGGCGGGCGGCATGCCCTTCTCGGTGCTCACCGGGATCGGGCGCCCGCACCGGTGGCCCGAGCTCTCGGCATCGCGCGTGACCACCGTGCTGGAGCACTGCCGGCGCTGGCGGTCGGTCGTGGTCGTCGACGCGGGTTTCAACCTCGAGAGCGATGAAGAGCTCAGCAGCGACCTCCTCGCGCCCCGACGCAACGCCGCGACGATCGCCGCGCTGCGCGCGGCCGACGAGGTCGTCGCGGTCGGTGCGGCCGACCCGCTCGGACTCGCGCGGTTGCTGCGCACGCACGCCGACCTGCTCGAGACGATCGAGACCGCGCACGTGCGCATCGCGGTCAACCGCGTGCGGGCATCCGTGCTCGGCATCGACCCGCACGGGCAGGTGCGGCAGACGCTCGAGCGGTTCGCCGGCATCCGCGACGCCGTACTGATCGATGACGATCGGGATGCGGCCGACGCCGCCGTGCTCACGGCCCGCCCGGCACCGGCAGCCGCGCCCCGGTCGGCGCTGGCCCGCGGCATCGCCGAACTCGCCGACGCGCTCGGGTACGCGCGCGGGCCGGCGACGGGCGCCGGCCCGCGCTGGGCTCGGCGACTCGTGGCCGGCCGCGCGGGCTGACACCGCACCGGCTGAGACCGCGCGGGCTGCACGGCACCGCGCAGCGACTAGCCTGGAGCCGTGTCGACGCTCTCAGATCTGGTGCACGAGCACGGCGATGCCGACGAGGTCGACATCGAGTGGCTGCACCTGCTGCTCGCCGAAGGGCAGCTGATCGCCGACCTCGCCTTCGCCGACATCGTGCTGTGGGTTCCCACGCGCACGGGCAGCTTCATCGCCGTCGGCCACGCGCGCCCCAGCAGCTCGGCCACCCTGTTCTACCGCGACTTCGTGGGGCAGGAGGTCAAGCCCGAGTGGCGGCGTCAGGTGACGCAGGCCGCCGAGACGGCACAGATCGTCGACTCGTCGGCGCCCGACTGGTACGAGGAGACGCCGACGCGCGTGCGGGCTGTTCCCGTCATGCGGCGACCGGGGCGCGGCGGCAAGGGCGTGAGCGAGCATCCCATCGCCATCATCACGCGGCACACCAACCTCAGCGAGGCGCGCATGCCGAGCCGGCAAGAGCTCACCTTCAACGAGTGCGCCAACGACCTGTTCGCCATGATCGCCGCCGGCGACTTCCCCGACCTCGCCGCGCCGAGCGGTCCGCGCCGCGGCGCCCCGCGCGCGAGCGACGGCCTCATCCGGCTCGACCTCGACGGCATCGTCACCTTTGCGAGCCCCAACGGCCTGAGCGCTTTCAACCGCATGGGCTTCGCAGGCGAGCTCGAAGGGCAATCGCTCGCCACGGTCACCACGAGCCTGCTCACCGGGCGCCCGCAGCAGGTCGACGAATCGCTGCCGCTCGTCGTCACCGGCCGCGCGCCGTGGCGCACCGACATCGAGTCGCGCGGGGTCACCGTGACGCTGCGCACGATCCCGCTGCTGCGCGACGGCCGGCGCATCGGCGCCATCATCCTCGTGCGCGACGTCACCGAGGTGCGGCACCAGGAGCGCGAGCTCATCACGAAAGACGCGACGATCCGCGAGATTCACCACCGGGTGAAGAACAACCTGCAGACGGTCGCGTCGCTGCTGCGCATCCAGGCTCGTCGATCGCACGCCGACGCGACACGGGATGCTCTGACGCAAGCCATGCGCCGCGTGGCCGCGATCGCCGTCGTGCACGACACCCTCAGCGAAGGCCTCAACCAGAACGTCGACTTCGACGTGGTGTTCTCGCGCGTGCTCATGCTCATCGCCGAAGTGGCGTCGAGCCACAACACGGTCGTGCGGCCGACGTCGACCGGCAGCTTCGGCATCCTGCCGAGCGAGTACGCCACGCCGCTCGCGCTCGCACTCACCGAGCTCGTCACCAACGCGGTCGAGCACGGCCTGGAGGGCCGGCCCGACGGCGAGGTCGAGATCATCGCCTCGCGCACGGAGACCGCGCTCTCGGTGAAGGTGCGCGACAACGGCGGCGGCATGCCCGAAGGCAAAGTGGGCTCGGGTCTCGGCACTCAGATCGTGCGCACCCTCATTCAGGGCGAGCTCGGCGGCACGATCGACTGGCACACGCTCGAGGGCGAGGGCACCGAAGTGACGATCGACGTGCCGCTGCACTACCTCAAGCGCCGCGCATGACGACGCCCCGGCGTCGCATCACAGCGGATGCAGCGCCGGGGCGTGCTGTCGAGTGGAGCGCTAGGAGGCGCGGCGGGCGCGGGCGGCGCGGCGCTTCAGGGCGCGGCGCTCGTCTTCGCTGAGGCCGCCCCAGACGCCCGAGTCCTGGTTCGTCTCGAGGGCGTACTGCAGGCAGGTCTCGGTCACCGAGCAGCGGCCGCAGACAGCCTTCGCTTTCTCGATCTGGTCGACCGCGGGGCCGGTGTTGCCGACCGGGAAGAACAGCTCGGGGTCAGCGGTGAGGCAGGCTGCTTTGTCGCGCCAATCCATGGGGAAGTGCTCCTTTGTGTGGGTCAGGTAGCACGCGCCGAAGGTTGACAGACGCGCTACATCGTCGGTGCTCGCACCAACGATTTCGGTGAGAGAGAAGGTTCTGGGAACGTCGCCCACCGCTCTGTAGGCGTCACATCAACCTCGTATAGGTTCCCATAGGCTGGTTGTCAAATCAATAGGTACGCATGGGATGGTTCGCATGGAAGACACCCGACGTTCGCCTCTCGTCACCCTGCTTGTCATCCTGCTCGCGGGCCAGACGGCGCTCATCGTCGGCATCACGGGCTTTCTCGTGATCGAGCTGCTGCTCGCCGAGGCGCAGTTCCCGCCGACGGCGATCGCGCTCATCGTGCTCGTGCTGCTCGTCGCCGTGTGGCTCGTCGCCATGACCGTGGGCGTGCATCGCGGCCGCGCCTGGACGCGGGGGAGCGTGCTGACCTACCAGTTCCTGCAGCTCGCGATCGGCGTCGGCAGCGTGCAGGGCTTCATCCCGCGCCCCGACATCGGCTGGTGGGTGATCGCGACGGCCGTGCTCGGCCTCGTGCTCATCCTCAGCACGCCCGTCACGCGGTACCTCGACGCGCGCGACTAAGCTGCGCGACGCTCGCGGGGACGCTAGTCGAGGCCGAGCTTCTTGCGCAGGCTCGCGACGTGGCCCGTCGCCTTGACGTTGTAGAGCGCGTGCTCGAGCGTGCCGTCCTCGCCGATGACGAAGGTCGAGCGGATGACTCCCATGACCGTCTTGCCGTACATCGACTTCTCGCCGTAGGTGCCGTACGCATTGTGCACCGTGAGCTCGGGGTCGCTGAGCAGCGGGAAGGGGAGGTGCTCCTCGGCGGCGAACTTCTGCAAGGCATCCGGAGCATCTTTCGACACGCCCAGCACGACGTAGCCGGCCGCCTGCAGCGAGGCCAGGTTGTCGCGGAAGTCGCACGCCTGGGTCGTGCAGCCGGGGGTGCTCGCGGCGGGGTAGAAGTACAGCACGACCTTCTTGCCGGCGTAGTCGGCGAGCGAGACGTGCGCGCCGTCCTTGTCGGGGAGGGTGAACGCGGGGGCCGGGGCTCCGGCTTCGAGGCGGGTCGCTGCCATGGGATGCTCCTCCTGGTCGTGTCGTGTGCTCGACCTGCACAGTGTATGAAGATCCGTCTCGCAACGGCTGAGCGATCGCCGAGTGGAGACCGTGGTCGCGCGGGTGGTAGTGTTTCCTCTCGGCCCGCTCGTCGGGCTGCGCACCTCTAGCTCAATTGGCAGAGCAACTGACTCTTAATCAGTGGGTTCCGGGTTCAAGTCCCGGGGGGTGTACGAACGGCCCCGTTGCTCTCGCCAGCGCGGGGCCTTTCGCATCTCCGGGCGACCGGCGATCGATCGGGACCAAAGTCACGAATCCTCGTGAACCAGGTGCGCAACGGCGTTCGCGCCCGCAGACTGGGGCGGCGCCGCAGTGGCGCGCCACCCCTCGCGAGCGGAGCCACCACCCGTGTTCGAGCAAGATATCGCCCCCGTGTTCGGATCGCTCGCCCTCTCGGCGATCGCCGCCGCGCTGCCCCTCGTGCTGCTGTTCGTGCTGCTCGGGGTGTTCAAGGTTCGGGCGCCGTTCGCCGCTCTCGCCGCGCTCGGGCTCTCGATCGTGCTCGCGATCGTCGGGTGGAACATGCCGCCGGTGCAGGCACTCAGCGCCGCCGGCGCGGGAGTGTTCTACGGGCTCTTCCCGATCCTCTGGATTCTCGTCAACGCTCTCTGGGTCTACCGCCTCACCACGGTGACGCCGTGGTTCGAGGTGTTCGGCCGCACGATCCGATCGGTGAGCGACGATCTGCGCATCCTGTCGATCCTCATCGCGTTCTGCTTCGGGGCGCTGCTCGAATCGCTCGCGGGCTTCGGGGCCCCGGTCGCGATCTCGGCGGCGATGCTGCTCGCGGCGGGCATGGCGCCGCTCAAGGCCGCGCTCGTCTCGCTGCTCGCCAATACGGCGCCCGTCGCGTTCGGGGCGCTCGCCGCACCCGTCATCGCGCTCGCGGGCGTGACGGGGTTGCCGCTGCAGGATCTCGCCTCGATGGCGGGCCGCCAGACGCCGTTCATGGCCCTGCTCGTGCCGCTCATCCTCGTCTTCCTCGTGGATGGCCGCCGCGGCCTGAAGCAGACGTGGCCGGTTGCTCTGGTCGCGGGTTTCGTGTTCGGCCTCGCGCAGTTCATCACGTCGAACTACTTCGCCGTCGAGCTCACCGACGTCGTCGCCGCGGTCGCGACGATCGCGGCCGTGCTGCTCATGCTGCGGGTGTGGCAGCCGGCCGAGCTCGTGGGCATCTCGGGCGCCGTGTCGACGGACTCGGTCGCGGTGCAGCGCCCGCCGGCCCGCGAGGTGCTCATGTCGGTGGCGCCGTACCTCATCATCATGGCCGTCTTCTCGCTCGCGCAGATTCCCGCCCTCAAGCAGGGGCTCGCCGCGCTCAGCCTGACGTTCGCCTGGCCGGGGCTCGATGTCGTCACGGCGGCGGGGGTGCCGGCCGGAGCGCAGCAGTTCCACCTCGACACGCTCGGGGCCACCGGCACCCTGCTGCTGATCTCGGGGCTCATCACCGCGGCGGTCTACCGCATAGTGCCTCGCACGGGCGTCGCCGCCTACGGCGCCACGCTGCACCAGTTGCGCTGGACGATCGTCACCGTCACGGCCGTGCTCGGCCTGTCGTTCGTCATGAACCTCTCGGGCCAAGCGACCTCGCTCGGCGTCGCGCTCGCCTCCGCGGGCGGATTCTTCGTCGTGCTGTCGCCCATCATCGGGTGGATCGGCGTGGCGCTCACGGGGTCGGACACCTCGTCGAACGTGCTCTTCGGCCCCGTGCAGGTGGCGGCCGCCGAGCAGGTGGGCTTGCCGCCCGTGCTCATGGCCGCGGCGAACTCCTCGGCGGGCGTGCTCGGCAAGATGCTCTCGGTGCAGAACCTGGCCGTGGCCGCGGCCGCGGTCGGCATGGTCGGCTCGGAAGGAACGCTGCTGCGCAAGCTGCTGCCCTGGAGCATCGGCCTGCTCGCGCTCATCACCGTGCTGATCGTGCTGCAGTCGATCCCCGCCGCGCTCGGCTGGATGGTGCCCTGACCCCGCCGCGGGGCGGCAGGATGGTGCCGTGAGCATCGACACCTGGCTGATCTTTCTGGTCGCGGCCATCGGCCTCTCGTTCACCCCCGGGCCGAACGGGCTGCTGGCGCTGACCCACGGGGCGATCTACGGCGTGCGCCGCACGGTCTTCACGGTGCTCGGCGGGGCGCTCGGCTTCTTGATCGTGATCGCCGTGTCGATGTTCGGCATCGGCGCCCTGCTGCTCGTCGCGCCCGATGTGCTCACGGTGCTCAAGTGGGTGGGCGGCGCCTACCTGGTGTTCCTCGGCGTGCAGGTGTGGCGGGCTCCCGCCATTGCCGTGGCGGCGAGCGGCGACCGCCCGACCGCCTCCGGCTGGTCGCTGTTCCAGCAGGGACTCCTCGCCGCCGTGACGAATCCCAAGGGCATCCTGTTCTTCGTCGCCTTCCTGCCGCAGTTCATCGACCCGCAGCGCGATCTGGGCGTGCAATTCATCATCATGGCGAGCACGTTCATCGTCATCGAGATCGTGTTCGAGCTCGTCGTGGCGGCGCTGTCGCAGTCGCTGCAGCCGTTGCTCGCCCGCGCCGGCCGCTGGTTCAACCGCGCGACCGGCGGTCTCTTCATCCTGATCGGCGTGCTGCTGCCCTGGCAGCTCTAGGCGGTGCTCGCCGCCTCGCGCGCCGCGAGGCGCGTCCAGGTCTCGACGACCGTGTCGGGGTTGAGCGACATCGACTCGATGCCCTGATCGACGAGCCAATCGGCGAGATCGGGGTGATCGCTCGGCCCCTGCCCGCAGATGCCCACGTACTTGCCCGCCGCGCGGCACGCCTCGATGGCCATCGCGAGCAGCGCGAGCACCGCCGGATCGCGCTCGTCGAACGATGCGGCGACGAGCGCCGAGTCGCGGTCGACCCCGAGGGTGAGCTGCGTCAGATCGTTCGAGCCGATCGAGAAGCCGTCGACGTGCTCGAGGAACGCGGCGGCGGTGAGCGCGTTCGACGGGATCTCGCACATCATGATGATGCGCAGCCCGTTCTCGCCACGACGCAGGCCATTCTCGGCGAGCGCGGCGATGACGGCCTCGAGCTCGGCGACCGTGCGCACGAACGGGATCATGAGCTCGACGTTCGTGAGGCCCATGTCGTCACGCACCCGGCGCATCGCCGCGCACTCGAGGGCGAAGCTGGCGCGGAACTCGGGCGAGGCGTAGCGGGATGCGCCGCGCCAGCCGAGCATGGGGTTCTCCTCGTCCGGCTCGTAGCGCGTGCCGCCGATCAGCCCGGCGTACTCGTTGGTCTTGAAGTCGCTCATGCGCACGATGACGGGTTCGGGCGCGAAGGCCGCGGCGATCATCGAGACACCTTCTGAGACGCGCTGGACGAAGTACTCGCGCGGTGACCCCGAGGTGGCGGTGCGTGCGTCGACGATCGCGCGCAGGTCGTCGGGCAGGGTGTCGCGCTCGAGCAGCGCCCGGGGGTGGATGCCCACTTGCGTGTTGATGATGAACTCGAGCCGCGCGAGGCCGACCCCGCGGTTCGGCAGCTGCGCGAACGAGAACGCCTGGTCGGGCGTGCCGACGTTCATCATGAGCTTCGTCGCGATCGCGGGCATGGCGTCGAGGGCGGTCTCGACCTCGTCGACCTCCAGTCGTCCGCGGTAGACGCGCCCCTCATCCCCTTCCGAGCACGACACGGTGACGTCGGCGCCGTCGACGAGGGTGCCCGTGGCGTCTCCCGTTCCGACGACGGCGGGGATGCCGAGCTCGCGGGCGATGATCGCCGCGTGGCACGTTCGCCCCCCGCGGTTGGTGACGATCGCCGATGCGCGCTTCATGATCGGCTCCCAATCGGGGTCGGTCATGTCGGCGACGAGCACGTCGCCGGGCTGAAAGCGATCCATGTGGGCGATCGAGTCGAGCACGCGCACGGGACCCGCACCGACCTTCTGCCCGATCGCACGGCCTGTGATGAGCACCTCGCTGCGCTCGCGCAGGGTGAACCGGCGCAGCACGGCACCCGCGCGCGAGACGACCGTCTCGGGCCGCGCCTGCAGAATGTAGAGCAGGCCGTCGACCCCGTCGCGTGCCCACTCGATGTCCATCGCGCGCCCGTAGTGCTCCTCGATGGTGAGGGCGTGGCGGGCGAGCTCGTGCACCTCGTCGTCGGTGATCGAGAAGCGGCCGCGGTCGGCGGGGTCGACGTCGGTGAAGACCGTGCTCGTCGTCGTGCTCGCGCCGCCGGCGTAGACCATCTTCACGGCCTTCTCGCCGAGCGACCGCGACAGGATGGCGGGCCGGCCGGCCCGCACGCCGGGCTTGTACACGTAGAACTCGTCGGGGTTCACGGCGCCCTGTACGACCGCTTCGCCGAGCCCGTACGACGAGGTGATGAACACGGCGTCGGTGAACCCCGACTCGGTGTCGACCGTGAACAGCACGCCCGACGCGCCGACGTCGGCGCGCACCATGCGCTGGATTCCCGCCGAGAGCGCGACCTCGTCGTGCGCGAAGCGGTTGTGCACGCGGTAGGCGATCGCGCGATCGTTGAAGAGCGAGGCGAAGACGCTGCGGATCGCCTCAAGCAGGTTGTCGATGCCCGCGATGTTGAGGAAGGTCTCCTGCTGACCGGCGAAAGAGGCGTCGGGCAGGTCTTCGGCCGTTGCGCTCGAGCGCACCGCCCACGAGACACCGTCGGGGTCGGGGTCGTCGCGCACGAGGCGGGTGTAGGCCTCGCGGATCTCGGCCTCGAGGTCGGCCGGGAACGGCTGCTGCTCGATCCAGCCTCGGATCATGGCGCCCGTGCGGGCGAGCTCGGCGACGTCGGTGACATCGAGCGGCATGACGGCCGCCATGATGCGGTCGTAGAGCCCGTCGCCGGCGAGGAAGCGATGGTACGCATCCGCCGTCGTCGCGAAGCCGCCGGGAACCCGCACCCCCTTCTCGGCGAGGGCGCTCACCATCTCGCCGAGCGAGGCGTTCTTGCCGCCCACCTGGCCGATGTCGTCGATGCCGATCTCGGTGAACCACAGAATGCTCGCGCTCATGGCAGTGCTCCTTCCGGCGCGCTCGCAGCGCGCCTGCGCAGGGTGGTGGTGATGACGGCCGCCATCTCTTCCACAGAACGGTCGGTCGAGTCGAGGTGCGGGATGCCGTGGCGCCGGTAGAGGCGCTCGGCCCAGCGCACTTCGCGCGTGCACTGGGCGAGCGATGCGTAGGGGGAACCCGGTCGGCGGGCCTCGCGCACCTGGCTGAGCCGCTGCGGGTTGGCGGTGAGCCCGAACAGGCGGTCGACGTGCGGCCGCAGCGGCTCGGGGAGCTGCTCGGCGGAACCGCTCCCGGCCGCCAGGTCGTCGTCGGTCAGCGGGTAGTTGGCGACGACGACACCGTGCTGCAGGGCGAGGTACATCGAGGTGGGGGTCTTGCCGCAGCGCGACGGAGCGATGAGCACGACCTGCGCCCGGTCGAGCGCGCGCAGGCTCTGGCCGTCATCGTGCTCGATGGCGTACTCGATGGCCCACATGCGCTCGTGGTAGCGGTCGAGGTCGCCGAGGCTGTGCACGGTGCCGCGGCCGGGCTGCGCGCTCGCGCCGAGCGCGGCCTCGACCTCGCGCAGGTGCCCGCCGAGCAGGTCGACGACGATCGCGGGGGCGGCGGCGACGGTCTGGCGCACGGCGAGGTCGCGGATGGTGGTGAACACGAGCGGGGGAGCGCCGGTGGGGGTCGCGGCGATCGTGGCAACGGCCTCGGCCGCCGCGACGGCGTCGTCGACGAACGGAATCGTGTGCCGCGCGAGCGGCACGCCGGGAAAGCTCACGAGCAGTGCGTTGCCGAGCGTCTCGGCGGTGATGGCGGTGCCGTCGGAGACGAAGAACACCGCGCGCGGGGCGGATGCTGCGCTCATGCGACCCCCTCCCCGAGCGCCCCGGCGCCCGCGCTGGGGCACCCCCAGGGTAGGCCTCGCAGGGCCGCGCGCCCAGGGGTCTTTGGTCATGCATCGTGCCCCGCACGACGACGCCCCGCGGTCGACCAAGGTCGACCGCGGGGCGCGGGGATGAAGCGCGTTACCGCACGTACACCGTGCTGAACGGCCCGCGACGGCGCCGCTCGAGCTCGACCGCCGCCGCGCCCGTGAGCGTGAGCAGCAGCGCGAGGCCGATGAGGCCGGCGTTCTCGGCGGGACCGGTCATGGCGAGCGCGGGCTGCGGCCCGTCCATCGAGAGGTAGAGCAGCGTGCCGTCCGTCCCGACCGTGATGTAGGCCACTTCGGTCAGTCGTCCGGAGGGCCCCTGCCCGGTGAGCGTGATCGTGTGCGCTCCCGGCGTGATGTTCTGCGGCAGCGGAACAACCTGCACGAACCGACCGTCCAGGTCGGTCACGCCCTCGGTCACCGTCACGGGCGTCGAGCGCAGCACGAGGTCGTAGGCGGACTCGGGCTCGAGACCGCCACCCGAGACCTGCACATCGCTGCCCGGAAGGTAGTCGCCCACGCCCGCGGCGAGGGAGAGGTCGATGCCGGGGCTCGAGAAGACGGGCGCCTGCACGATGTTGTCGATGTACATGTAGGCACCCGCGGCGCCGCCCCAGCTCTTGTCGTAGCTGCCGGAGACGAAGACGAAGCGGTAGGTGCCGGCGGACGGGATGGCGACCGAGGTCGTCGTCCAGTCCTGCACCTCGCCGGTCGCGTCGATGACCTCGGTCTGCGCGCACGTGCTCGTGTTGAGCAGGTAGCCGAACACGTGGAAGTCGTCGCTGTCGTCGACCGCCTTCCAGTCGAGGCTGATCTGCCGACCGGCCGCCACGGTGAACGGTGCGCTGACGATCGCCGGCCCGTGGATGACGTAGCCGTCGTAGTCGCCCCCGAGATCGCTGTACAGCTCGAGGACCTTGCCCGCGCGACCCACGTCGGCGCCGTCGACGATCGAGATCTCGTACGACTCCTCGTCGAGACCCGCGTAGGCGGGCGTGTCACCGCGCAGGGTCGGGTCGGGGATGGCGCTCTCCGCTACGTCGAAGGCGTTCGACTGGTCGCTGCTCCAATCCCACTCCGCGAGGTAGCTGTAGAGGGCCTCGACCGGGCTGACCGGCGCAGGCTCGTTCTCGGGAGCCGGGTCGCTCGGCGCGGGCTCGCCGGGCGCGGGCTCGGAAGGAGCGGGGTCAGCCGGGGTCGGCTCGCTGGGCGTCGGATCGCTGGGCGTCGGCTCAGACGGCTCCGGGTCGACCGGCGTCGTCTCCTCCGGCTGCGGTGCCGGTTCGGTCTCGGGGGCCGGCTCGGTCTCCGGGCCGGGTTCGCCCTCGCCGGGGTCGGGCACGCTCGAGAACGAGAAGTCGGGCTCGCCGACGGGCGCCATCGCCACC
The sequence above is a segment of the Microcella humidisoli genome. Coding sequences within it:
- a CDS encoding helix-turn-helix domain-containing protein; the encoded protein is MTDAASSPLGHLLTLTDVAEVLRLTAAEVLELIRSGELPAFRLGSLGQWRIEQGALESFIATQYDEARRLAMWQEAQQADVTELFGSRRAHRPSA
- a CDS encoding CpaB family protein; this translates as MHDASTPTAPAPVRARRRPDARLLVGLALVAASIAAVVGIVTAADEGEDVLAAPRLLTAGQVLTIDDLEVRRVALGVEGHGYLRPADVPEAGIVVTRTVGAGELVPIAAVGDVRGPSETTIVVALSTALGATVRPGDALDLWSAPALEAGRFGAPVVIAPGTLLVRTVAAEGIVAGTEAGRVELLVPRRDVARILHALANGDALSAVPASLAIGG
- a CDS encoding AAA family ATPase, which codes for MLVAIAVPGMDADAVELAVLRAGHRVIWRALDQDEVLAQLAQRAPDAILLADHPAVASATVVGSCDLLGVRSCLVVGDESPLSVGAQRLGLHDVLHMRADGSVDVSLLGEPPLGPMPAGPEPASSTSNASMAPDASMAPDAAPAGARTPSARPPSAPALDPLRSFATAMPAAATSTDASPLPAASPLPAASPLTAASSPRGPRIITVWGPAGAPGRTTIAIGLAAELAARGEAVCLIDADTYGGTIAPALGLLDESPGFAAACRLAGADALTASELDRVAQSATAAGGMPFSVLTGIGRPHRWPELSASRVTTVLEHCRRWRSVVVVDAGFNLESDEELSSDLLAPRRNAATIAALRAADEVVAVGAADPLGLARLLRTHADLLETIETAHVRIAVNRVRASVLGIDPHGQVRQTLERFAGIRDAVLIDDDRDAADAAVLTARPAPAAAPRSALARGIAELADALGYARGPATGAGPRWARRLVAGRAG
- a CDS encoding sensor histidine kinase, producing the protein MSTLSDLVHEHGDADEVDIEWLHLLLAEGQLIADLAFADIVLWVPTRTGSFIAVGHARPSSSATLFYRDFVGQEVKPEWRRQVTQAAETAQIVDSSAPDWYEETPTRVRAVPVMRRPGRGGKGVSEHPIAIITRHTNLSEARMPSRQELTFNECANDLFAMIAAGDFPDLAAPSGPRRGAPRASDGLIRLDLDGIVTFASPNGLSAFNRMGFAGELEGQSLATVTTSLLTGRPQQVDESLPLVVTGRAPWRTDIESRGVTVTLRTIPLLRDGRRIGAIILVRDVTEVRHQERELITKDATIREIHHRVKNNLQTVASLLRIQARRSHADATRDALTQAMRRVAAIAVVHDTLSEGLNQNVDFDVVFSRVLMLIAEVASSHNTVVRPTSTGSFGILPSEYATPLALALTELVTNAVEHGLEGRPDGEVEIIASRTETALSVKVRDNGGGMPEGKVGSGLGTQIVRTLIQGELGGTIDWHTLEGEGTEVTIDVPLHYLKRRA
- a CDS encoding WhiB family transcriptional regulator, with the protein product MDWRDKAACLTADPELFFPVGNTGPAVDQIEKAKAVCGRCSVTETCLQYALETNQDSGVWGGLSEDERRALKRRAARARRAS
- the bcp gene encoding thioredoxin-dependent thiol peroxidase; the protein is MAATRLEAGAPAPAFTLPDKDGAHVSLADYAGKKVVLYFYPAASTPGCTTQACDFRDNLASLQAAGYVVLGVSKDAPDALQKFAAEEHLPFPLLSDPELTVHNAYGTYGEKSMYGKTVMGVIRSTFVIGEDGTLEHALYNVKATGHVASLRKKLGLD